A single Halarcobacter anaerophilus DNA region contains:
- a CDS encoding cystatin family protein → MSENNTLPGGWTVYHDLSAEDKVIFDEALKGFVGVHYLPYSVSTQVVAGTNYRFKCTASIPPSDVVWEVIIEIFKPLTGDPHIVSITRI, encoded by the coding sequence ATGTCTGAAAATAATACTCTTCCAGGCGGTTGGACTGTTTATCACGATCTTTCAGCTGAAGATAAAGTGATATTTGATGAAGCTTTAAAAGGTTTTGTAGGTGTTCATTATTTGCCGTATTCAGTCTCTACACAAGTTGTTGCGGGAACAAACTATCGGTTTAAATGTACTGCTTCAATCCCTCCTTCAGATGTAGTGTGGGAAGTAATAATTGAAATTTTTAAACCTTTGACAGGTGATCCTCATATAGTAAGTATAACAAGAATTTAA
- a CDS encoding DMT family transporter produces MSEKLKSMDKGVLFMLVSALLGALNGALAKFLSQSMDPLEIVFYRNLLGFLIILFSIKKFHVSIDTSKLHLLILRGLFGALAMVLFFYTIATIPLGEAVVLNKTSPFFVTILAYYLMKESINLRTFFALIIGFIGVLFIMKPLGLVISHEHILGVLGGFFAAAAYATIKKIKDIYDARVIMLSFMGAGVLIPFCLFLFTPYVHFQIHTNLFVWLLIIFMAVVSTTSQWFLTRAYSISKASIIGVVSYANIPFAIGFGVMLGDLFPDIYTFIGIVFIVIGGILVTKK; encoded by the coding sequence ATGTCGGAAAAATTAAAATCAATGGATAAAGGTGTACTTTTTATGCTTGTTAGTGCTTTACTTGGAGCACTTAACGGAGCTCTCGCAAAATTTTTATCTCAAAGTATGGATCCACTTGAAATAGTATTTTATAGAAATTTACTGGGTTTTTTGATTATTCTATTTAGTATAAAAAAGTTTCATGTCTCTATTGATACCTCAAAATTGCATTTGCTTATTTTAAGGGGACTTTTCGGTGCTTTGGCAATGGTGCTGTTTTTTTATACAATTGCGACTATTCCTCTTGGAGAAGCTGTTGTATTAAATAAAACTTCACCTTTTTTTGTAACTATACTTGCTTATTATCTAATGAAAGAGTCTATAAATTTGCGTACGTTTTTTGCTTTGATTATCGGTTTTATAGGAGTTCTATTTATAATGAAACCTTTAGGACTTGTTATATCTCATGAACATATTTTAGGAGTATTGGGCGGTTTTTTTGCAGCAGCGGCATATGCAACGATAAAAAAGATAAAAGATATTTACGATGCTAGAGTTATTATGCTCTCTTTTATGGGTGCAGGGGTGCTTATACCTTTTTGTTTGTTTTTATTTACTCCTTATGTACATTTTCAAATACATACAAATCTTTTTGTATGGCTGCTTATTATCTTTATGGCTGTTGTCTCAACGACGTCACAATGGTTTCTTACCAGAGCTTATAGTATAAGTAAAGCAAGTATTATAGGAGTAGTAAGTTATGCCAATATTCCTTTTGCCATAGGTTTCGGTGTTATGCTTGGGGATTTGTTTCCTGATATTTACACTTTTATAGGTATTGTATTTATTGTGATAGGCGGTATCTTAGTTACTAAAAAGTAA
- a CDS encoding alpha/beta fold hydrolase: MKTKTMRTADNVDISYLQQGEGKPLLLIPGWSCSFHFFDKNIGPLSEKFQVIAMDLRGHGESGKPDHGYRISRLAMDIKELLDYLNLEDVTAAGWSMGASILWSYLELFGNHRISKLISIDQSPAQYFAPDWKWGQLGCYDVESYLQLCATLKYEERANAEGTVHGCMHKVPTNEEVKFLADEIMKCPARVKIDIMRDHTNLDWRDFIPHISIPTLVCVAKNSQVFPWQGSAWVGENIPNAKTEFFENCGHMLFWDDPEKFNRVVAEFILDN, from the coding sequence ATGAAAACAAAAACAATGCGAACAGCAGATAATGTTGATATTAGTTATCTTCAACAAGGAGAGGGGAAACCTTTGTTATTGATTCCTGGATGGAGTTGCAGTTTTCATTTTTTTGATAAAAATATAGGTCCTCTCTCAGAAAAATTTCAAGTAATAGCTATGGATTTGCGTGGTCACGGGGAATCAGGAAAACCTGATCACGGTTATAGAATTTCACGTCTTGCAATGGATATTAAAGAGCTTCTTGATTATTTAAACCTTGAAGACGTTACTGCTGCCGGTTGGTCAATGGGTGCTTCTATATTGTGGAGTTATCTTGAACTTTTCGGTAATCATCGAATAAGCAAACTTATAAGTATAGACCAATCTCCTGCACAATATTTTGCTCCTGATTGGAAATGGGGTCAGTTGGGTTGTTATGATGTGGAATCTTACTTACAATTATGTGCAACTTTGAAATATGAAGAGAGAGCAAATGCAGAAGGAACGGTTCATGGTTGTATGCATAAAGTACCTACAAATGAAGAAGTAAAATTTCTTGCAGATGAAATTATGAAATGTCCCGCACGAGTAAAAATTGATATTATGCGTGATCATACAAATCTTGATTGGCGTGATTTTATTCCTCATATATCAATACCGACTTTGGTTTGTGTCGCTAAAAACAGCCAAGTCTTTCCTTGGCAAGGAAGTGCCTGGGTGGGAGAAAACATACCAAATGCAAAAACCGAATTTTTTGAAAATTGCGGTCATATGCTGTTTTGGGATGACCCTGAAAAGTTTAACCGTGTTGTAGCAGAATTCATCTTGGATAATTAA